In a genomic window of Gloeocapsopsis dulcis:
- a CDS encoding clan AA aspartic protease, protein MITGFVNVEFEPIIPLSIRRADGKVFTQDAIVDIGFNGWLSLPPDLITQLNLTWKRRGRAILGDGSKCVFDVYEAVVIWDGTPITIRVDEADSKLLVGMSLMEGYQLTIQVFEGGQVELRKVGTV, encoded by the coding sequence ATGATTACTGGGTTCGTTAACGTCGAGTTTGAGCCGATTATTCCCCTGTCAATTCGCCGTGCTGATGGCAAAGTTTTTACGCAAGATGCAATCGTCGATATAGGCTTTAATGGTTGGCTTTCTCTGCCTCCAGACTTAATCACTCAGTTGAATTTGACATGGAAAAGGCGAGGACGAGCAATTCTTGGAGATGGCAGCAAGTGCGTTTTCGACGTTTACGAAGCAGTTGTCATCTGGGATGGAACACCGATAACAATTCGAGTAGACGAAGCCGATTCAAAACTACTTGTTGGAATGTCGTTAATGGAAGGCTATCAACTAACAATACAAGTTTTTGAGGGCGGTCAGGTCGAACTCCGCAAAGTTGGCACGGTCTAA
- a CDS encoding DUF4037 domain-containing protein: MTEHSVWRISLAHKIAPAFTANSKVEACFVFGSAALGISDQYSDLELGFIWSQLPSAEELQAIAQSVGVKEWEIEPYGEAKQAWLEQFYMYGMKVEAGHWARDTIDNIVVDVVERYDVSQNGLLFEKQAVVSHLQRGVVLYNEDLIKHWQTQLSPYPEELAVAMVRKHLKFRPFDGQHILTERHEILMLYENNCIIVRWLLNLLFGLNHIYHPGFKWTRYFVEEMSIKPTDFFTRVERVFQSDAASGTHELRQLLEEAFDLVEQHLPQVDLKQQREMFNRLYPKWKLSVEDQP, encoded by the coding sequence ATGACTGAACACAGCGTATGGCGGATTTCGTTGGCTCACAAAATCGCTCCGGCTTTCACTGCTAACTCCAAAGTCGAAGCGTGTTTTGTATTTGGCTCGGCAGCATTGGGGATTTCAGACCAGTATTCTGATCTTGAATTAGGTTTTATCTGGTCACAACTGCCGTCCGCCGAAGAATTACAAGCCATAGCCCAAAGTGTTGGTGTCAAAGAGTGGGAAATTGAGCCGTATGGGGAAGCGAAACAGGCATGGTTAGAGCAATTTTATATGTACGGCATGAAAGTCGAAGCTGGTCACTGGGCGCGAGATACGATAGACAATATCGTGGTTGATGTTGTTGAGCGTTACGACGTGTCGCAAAATGGGCTTTTGTTTGAGAAGCAAGCGGTCGTGTCTCATCTTCAACGCGGGGTTGTTCTTTACAATGAAGACCTTATCAAACATTGGCAAACTCAGCTTTCTCCCTACCCTGAAGAACTCGCTGTTGCGATGGTACGGAAGCATCTAAAATTCCGCCCATTCGATGGTCAGCACATCCTGACCGAACGCCATGAAATTCTGATGCTGTATGAAAACAACTGCATCATTGTGCGATGGCTTCTTAACTTACTATTCGGGCTAAACCACATTTATCATCCCGGTTTTAAATGGACACGTTATTTTGTTGAAGAAATGAGCATCAAACCAACTGACTTTTTTACGCGGGTGGAGCGTGTTTTTCAATCTGATGCCGCAAGCGGAACTCATGAGTTACGACAACTCTTAGAGGAAGCGTTCGACCTTGTAGAGCAGCACTTACCGCAAGTTGACCTCAAACAGCAGCGTGAAATGTTCAATCGGCTTTATCCGAAGTGGAAGTTGTCTGTTGAAGATCAGCCTTGA
- a CDS encoding toxin-antitoxin system TumE family protein, translated as MSHILNRPDVERSTVVVWSNSPYTGTAEGEVWFKGNIRLRMREELDFDAELITSYGYEVYRNDEKLYWYDDFPHPQDSSLASTFPHHKHVPPEIKRNRIPAPSISFTRPNLPALIQEIETLIA; from the coding sequence GTGTCGCACATTCTAAATCGACCAGATGTTGAACGTTCTACCGTGGTGGTTTGGTCTAATAGTCCATACACGGGTACAGCAGAAGGTGAGGTATGGTTCAAGGGAAACATAAGACTTCGCATGAGAGAAGAGCTTGATTTTGATGCAGAGTTGATTACCTCTTATGGATATGAAGTTTACCGAAACGATGAAAAGCTGTACTGGTATGATGACTTCCCACATCCACAAGATTCATCGCTTGCATCAACTTTCCCTCATCATAAGCACGTTCCACCTGAGATAAAACGAAATCGAATTCCAGCACCAAGCATCAGTTTTACTCGTCCGAATCTACCTGCTTTGATTCAAGAAATTGAGACCTTGATAGCATAA
- a CDS encoding IS1 family transposase (programmed frameshift), giving the protein MECPLCGHVKVHKHGKMPSGVQRYFCPGCGQTFNERFDTLYYHRHVSPEQIRQVLQAHSEGSSLRGISRTSGLAYNTVVSIIRAASGRAQQVHNAELKAVKTQEVSADEMWSFVKKQKQCLADELEVGECWIALSLANSSGLILAARVGKHTDELLEELIVSTEGKSDCKHWNSDDWGGYERVLPFEILHYIGKDRTQRLERTNGIVRQQTGRWHRRQNKFGKLWEQTKVTTRLVVSYFNWIWQHSRFKTTAAQRAGLADRSWCWHDIAIYPTII; this is encoded by the exons ATGGAATGCCCCTTATGTGGACATGTGAAGGTTCATAAACACGGCAAGATGCCCAGTGGAGTTCAACGGTACTTCTGTCCTGGCTGCGGTCAAACCTTCAACGAACGCTTCGATACCCTCTACTATCATCGGCACGTTAGTCCAGAGCAAATTCGCCAAGTGCTACAAGCTCACAGTGAAGGGAGCAGTCTGCGAGGCATTAGTCGCACGAGTGGACTGGCATACAACACCGTCGTCAGTATTATTCGTGCTGCTAGTGGACGAGCACAACAGGTTCATAATGCTGAGCTAAAAGCGGTCAAAACTCAAGAGGTGTCTGCTGACGAGATGTGGTCGTTTGTG AAAAAACAAAAGCAATGCCTCGCGGACGAACTAGAAGTGGGTGAGTGCTGGATTGCGTTGAGTCTAGCCAACTCTAGCGGATTGATTCTAGCAGCACGGGTGGGAAAACATACTGATGAATTGCTTGAGGAATTGATCGTGAGTACGGAAGGAAAGTCCGATTGCAAGCATTGGAACAGTGATGATTGGGGTGGTTACGAACGGGTGCTGCCGTTTGAAATCCTGCACTACATTGGCAAAGACAGGACGCAGCGCCTAGAGCGCACCAATGGCATTGTCAGGCAGCAAACGGGCAGGTGGCATCGACGGCAGAATAAGTTTGGCAAGTTGTGGGAGCAAACAAAAGTGACGACACGATTAGTCGTGAGCTATTTCAATTGGATTTGGCAACATAGTCGCTTCAAAACCACAGCAGCTCAACGCGCAGGACTAGCCGATCGTTCTTGGTGTTGGCATGACATTGCGATTTATCCCACAATTATTTAA
- a CDS encoding integron integrase, whose translation MKTPPKKLLDQVRDVIRVKHYSYRTEETYLQWIRRFILFHNKQHPKDIGAPEIEAFLTHLAVQERVAASTQNQAFSALLFLYREVLRQELDESINAVRARQPRQLPTVLTKEEVRSVIQQLWGVPQLVIQVLYGSGERLNKGLNLRVKDIDFAQHQIIVRNPKGYESRVTMLPTSLVEPLKLHLAQVQRTDQQDLDRGYGSVHLAFALERKYPHANREWIWQAD comes from the coding sequence ATGAAAACGCCACCGAAGAAGCTGTTAGACCAAGTGCGCGATGTGATTCGAGTAAAGCATTACTCCTATCGTACTGAAGAAACATATCTGCAATGGATTCGGCGCTTTATCCTATTTCACAACAAACAGCATCCAAAGGATATCGGTGCTCCTGAAATCGAAGCATTCTTGACACATCTGGCAGTTCAAGAACGAGTGGCAGCTTCGACGCAGAATCAGGCATTTAGTGCCTTGCTGTTTTTATATCGCGAAGTGTTGCGACAGGAATTAGACGAGTCGATCAACGCAGTTCGAGCGAGGCAGCCACGACAATTGCCGACAGTGCTAACCAAAGAGGAAGTGCGTTCAGTCATTCAGCAACTATGGGGAGTGCCGCAATTGGTAATTCAAGTGCTGTATGGTAGCGGGGAACGACTGAATAAAGGCTTGAATCTGCGCGTCAAAGATATCGACTTTGCCCAGCACCAAATCATCGTGCGGAATCCCAAAGGGTACGAAAGTCGCGTGACGATGCTGCCTACCAGTTTGGTGGAGCCATTGAAACTACACTTAGCGCAAGTGCAACGTACTGACCAGCAAGATCTTGATCGCGGCTATGGTTCTGTGCATCTGGCGTTTGCTTTGGAGCGCAAGTATCCGCACGCCAACCGAGAATGGATTTGGCAGGCTGATTGA
- a CDS encoding TenA family protein: MVSAQLWQANQALAQACLEHPFVQGIGNGTLARHKFAFYVGQDAFFLEAFARAYSIAAAKAPDWEGFSIFHDLANGVLEELRLHESYATAWGVDLHNIEPQPATRRYTDFLLATAWGSDIGLITAAMSPCMCLYAYLGQQLGSDSEHSYIEWIRTYSSPEFGQLAAQLESLSDRYTNTTPLTHSTYRYAMLCERDFFQAGWEA, translated from the coding sequence ATGGTATCGGCTCAATTGTGGCAAGCAAACCAAGCTTTAGCTCAAGCTTGTTTAGAACATCCGTTTGTACAAGGTATTGGGAATGGTACGCTAGCACGACATAAATTTGCGTTTTATGTAGGACAAGATGCTTTTTTCTTAGAAGCCTTTGCCCGTGCTTATAGTATTGCGGCGGCTAAAGCACCTGATTGGGAAGGATTTAGTATTTTTCATGATTTAGCTAACGGTGTGTTAGAAGAATTACGTCTGCACGAAAGCTATGCAACAGCATGGGGAGTTGACTTACACAATATCGAACCGCAGCCCGCAACACGGCGTTATACAGACTTTTTGTTAGCTACGGCTTGGGGGAGTGATATAGGGTTGATAACTGCTGCAATGTCGCCCTGTATGTGCTTGTATGCTTATTTAGGGCAACAGTTAGGTAGCGACTCCGAACACTCCTATATTGAATGGATTCGCACTTACAGTAGTCCGGAATTTGGACAACTCGCTGCACAATTAGAAAGTTTAAGCGATCGCTACACTAACACTACACCGTTAACACATTCAACTTACCGCTACGCGATGTTGTGCGAACGTGATTTTTTTCAAGCTGGATGGGAAGCATGA
- the murD gene encoding UDP-N-acetylmuramoyl-L-alanine--D-glutamate ligase, producing MPNAHVIGLGKSGIAAARLLKRQGWEVTLSDRSSAACEDQQLESEGIPVKLGYSWHPDVDDLTKLVIVSPGVPWDIPALVAARERGIETIGEMELAWRNLKSYPWIAITGTNGKTTTTALIAAILQTAGLNAPACGNIGYAACDLALKVLDSSQNSSLDWVVAEISSYQIEASTTIAPRIGVWTTFTPDHLSRHHTLENYYNIKARLLRQSELQVFNGDDAYLRKVGVSHWADACWTSVKGKEYLLGNPEGAYLADGWVVYQGDRIVQVSALRMVGEHNHQNLLMGVAAARLAGIDKEAIAQAVANFPGVPHRLEHICTIAGIDFINDSKATNYDAAQVGLSAVASPVILIAGGEAKAGDDTRWLQTIQEKAAAVLLIGDAAPSFAQRLETVGYSRYEIVETMEQAVSRSAELAPQMNARVVLLSPACASFDQFQNFEQRGDRFRQLCLALA from the coding sequence ATGCCGAATGCTCATGTAATCGGATTAGGAAAATCCGGTATTGCCGCTGCACGACTGTTAAAACGGCAAGGTTGGGAGGTGACATTGAGCGATCGCAGTTCTGCTGCTTGTGAGGATCAACAACTTGAAAGTGAAGGAATTCCCGTTAAACTTGGCTATTCTTGGCATCCAGATGTTGATGATTTGACTAAACTTGTCATTGTGAGTCCTGGTGTTCCTTGGGATATTCCGGCATTAGTTGCAGCGCGGGAACGGGGTATTGAGACGATTGGCGAAATGGAATTAGCTTGGCGCAATCTCAAATCTTATCCTTGGATAGCTATTACGGGTACAAATGGCAAAACAACAACGACAGCTTTAATTGCCGCGATCTTGCAAACGGCTGGGCTAAATGCTCCCGCGTGTGGCAATATCGGTTATGCTGCTTGTGATTTAGCATTGAAAGTGTTGGATTCAAGCCAAAATTCTTCTCTTGATTGGGTAGTTGCCGAAATTAGCAGCTATCAAATCGAAGCTTCTACGACGATCGCACCTCGAATTGGTGTTTGGACAACGTTTACACCAGATCACCTCAGTCGTCATCACACTTTAGAGAATTACTACAACATCAAAGCGCGTCTACTGCGTCAGAGTGAATTACAAGTATTTAATGGTGATGATGCTTACTTGCGGAAAGTTGGTGTAAGTCATTGGGCTGATGCGTGTTGGACGAGTGTTAAGGGAAAAGAGTATCTCCTTGGCAACCCAGAAGGGGCTTATCTTGCAGATGGTTGGGTGGTGTATCAAGGCGATCGCATTGTGCAAGTCTCGGCGTTACGCATGGTGGGAGAACACAATCACCAAAATCTCTTGATGGGGGTTGCAGCAGCGCGACTGGCGGGAATTGACAAAGAAGCGATCGCCCAAGCTGTTGCTAATTTTCCTGGTGTTCCGCATCGTTTGGAACACATTTGCACAATTGCTGGAATTGATTTTATTAACGATAGTAAAGCGACTAATTATGATGCGGCGCAAGTTGGTTTATCTGCGGTAGCTAGCCCTGTGATTTTGATTGCTGGTGGTGAAGCGAAAGCTGGTGATGATACAAGGTGGCTGCAAACAATTCAAGAAAAAGCTGCTGCTGTTTTACTGATTGGCGATGCTGCACCTAGTTTTGCTCAGCGCTTGGAAACTGTGGGATACTCTCGCTACGAAATTGTCGAAACAATGGAACAGGCTGTATCAAGATCTGCTGAATTAGCGCCACAAATGAATGCGCGTGTCGTGCTACTGTCGCCTGCGTGCGCAAGTTTTGACCAATTTCAAAATTTTGAACAAAGAGGCGATCGCTTTCGCCAACTTTGTCTAGCTTTAGCCTGA
- a CDS encoding sulfite exporter TauE/SafE family protein, translating into MVDLLLMITLGFLGSFGHCVGMCVPLTTAFSLSLTQQQTSPSWQQQFIFHLLLNLGRLLSYTLVGAGIGALGSVLIAGGQMAGDGSWLRQGIAILTGLMLIWFGIVQVKPQFLPRLPFLHPLTQGNWHNRLSAAMVKLSFHAKWWTPAALGIVWGLMPCGFLYAAQIKAAEAGSLWRGAAILFAFGLGTAPTMLGVGVSTAVVGTNRRSQLYRLAGWLTIFIGVLTLVRTGDGHTLIYFTGHGALLCLMLALIARPLRRVWAQPLKYRRTLGVGAFGLALVHVGHTIQHTLGWNWEAVFFMLPQHQIAIACGITALLLMTPAAFTSFDRLQKTLGKHWRQLHLLSVPALVLCAIHVVLIGSHYLGTLQQTWRNYLFIGSLGLLTLGVFLVRSRWFWSILSLEKFYAPPLRHNG; encoded by the coding sequence ATGGTTGACCTGTTGTTAATGATAACCCTGGGATTTCTGGGGAGTTTTGGGCATTGTGTAGGAATGTGTGTTCCGTTGACGACAGCGTTTTCATTGTCATTGACGCAGCAGCAAACTTCTCCAAGTTGGCAGCAACAGTTTATCTTCCATCTCTTGCTAAATTTGGGGAGGTTACTCAGTTACACGTTAGTGGGTGCAGGAATTGGGGCTTTAGGTTCTGTTCTGATTGCTGGCGGACAGATGGCGGGGGATGGTAGTTGGCTACGCCAGGGAATTGCAATTTTAACGGGGTTGATGCTGATCTGGTTTGGCATTGTTCAGGTTAAACCACAATTTTTGCCCCGTCTGCCGTTTCTGCATCCATTAACGCAGGGTAATTGGCACAATCGCTTAAGTGCGGCGATGGTAAAGCTATCATTTCATGCCAAATGGTGGACACCAGCCGCTTTGGGTATTGTGTGGGGTTTGATGCCATGTGGTTTTTTGTATGCCGCACAAATTAAAGCTGCTGAAGCCGGAAGTCTTTGGCGTGGGGCAGCGATCCTGTTTGCTTTTGGTTTGGGTACAGCACCGACGATGTTGGGTGTGGGTGTCTCGACTGCGGTTGTTGGTACAAATCGGCGCAGTCAGTTGTATCGTTTGGCAGGTTGGTTGACGATTTTTATCGGCGTGTTGACACTGGTGAGGACGGGTGATGGTCACACGTTAATTTATTTTACAGGTCATGGTGCATTGTTGTGTTTGATGCTAGCACTGATTGCACGTCCGCTGCGGCGTGTGTGGGCGCAACCGCTGAAATACCGTCGTACATTAGGGGTAGGAGCATTTGGGTTAGCGCTTGTCCATGTTGGTCACACGATTCAGCATACCTTGGGTTGGAATTGGGAAGCAGTATTTTTTATGTTGCCGCAACATCAAATTGCGATCGCCTGTGGAATAACTGCTTTATTGTTAATGACTCCGGCGGCTTTTACGAGTTTTGACCGTCTGCAAAAAACCTTGGGTAAGCATTGGCGACAACTTCACTTGTTGAGTGTTCCAGCTTTGGTTTTATGTGCGATTCATGTAGTGTTAATCGGTTCGCATTATTTAGGAACTTTACAACAGACGTGGCGCAATTATTTGTTTATCGGTAGTTTGGGCTTGCTGACACTAGGAGTATTTTTAGTGCGATCGCGTTGGTTTTGGTCAATATTATCATTGGAGAAGTTTTATGCTCCCCCGCTACGCCACAATGGCTAA
- a CDS encoding helix-turn-helix domain-containing protein, whose product MALKFYESPFHASEAPEVASKSVLKADMTIMIRDIIEQQGWTQKEAAERLGVTQPRISDVVNGKIDKFTLDILFSMLDKLGFKAEFTFGNIEEASIKIHKVLAVA is encoded by the coding sequence ATGGCACTCAAATTCTACGAAAGTCCTTTTCACGCATCAGAGGCACCCGAGGTTGCTAGTAAATCTGTTTTGAAAGCCGATATGACAATCATGATTCGGGATATCATTGAACAGCAAGGCTGGACGCAAAAGGAAGCTGCCGAAAGATTAGGAGTTACTCAACCTCGCATCTCAGATGTAGTCAATGGCAAAATTGATAAGTTCACTTTAGATATACTCTTCTCCATGCTGGACAAACTTGGATTTAAAGCAGAGTTTACTTTCGGCAATATTGAAGAAGCCTCAATTAAGATTCACAAAGTACTAGCAGTAGCATAA
- a CDS encoding type II toxin-antitoxin system RelE/ParE family toxin gives MPKQVQQEFGTSLRAVQDDKKPFLPIRTLSSIGSGVIELKINGSPAFRCVYVAKYLDTVFVLHSFEKTTNGVDRQAMNTLEKRYKELQSELAEMKKKQ, from the coding sequence TTGCCTAAGCAAGTTCAACAGGAATTTGGAACTAGCTTGAGAGCAGTACAGGATGATAAAAAACCGTTTCTGCCAATAAGGACATTAAGTAGTATTGGATCTGGTGTGATTGAACTGAAAATTAACGGTAGTCCTGCTTTTAGATGTGTATACGTTGCTAAATATCTCGATACTGTTTTTGTTCTACACTCTTTTGAAAAGACAACAAATGGAGTGGATAGGCAAGCAATGAATACCTTAGAAAAAAGATACAAGGAGTTACAATCTGAACTGGCAGAGATGAAAAAGAAACAGTAA
- a CDS encoding HupE/UreJ family protein, whose product MSSKHFAPFQWLNPFVLSASLGIIFLSTAQQALAHHPLGGETPTNFFEGFLSGLGHPVIGLDHLAFVVAIGLIAAGQINGAVIPAGFVLAALVGTGIHLLNVDLPAVEIAIALSVVTFGVMLAIPHKPNWIVLACLGAIAGLFHGYAYGEAIIGAGMLPLVAYLLGFSLIQYGIAMLARAVGYLIIHKTPQIMRLCGLAIGAIGIVFMTNLLFG is encoded by the coding sequence ATGTCTAGTAAGCATTTTGCGCCATTTCAGTGGCTGAATCCTTTTGTTTTGAGTGCTAGTTTAGGAATCATATTTTTGAGCACAGCACAACAAGCTTTAGCCCACCACCCCTTGGGAGGCGAAACTCCAACAAATTTTTTTGAGGGATTTCTCTCAGGCTTAGGGCATCCAGTAATTGGTTTAGATCATTTGGCATTTGTTGTAGCAATTGGTTTAATTGCCGCAGGACAAATAAACGGGGCTGTGATTCCAGCAGGATTTGTTTTAGCCGCACTTGTAGGAACCGGAATTCATTTACTCAACGTTGATCTACCAGCAGTAGAAATTGCGATCGCCCTATCGGTAGTTACCTTCGGCGTCATGCTAGCAATTCCACATAAACCTAATTGGATTGTCCTGGCTTGTTTAGGTGCGATCGCTGGTTTATTTCACGGCTACGCCTACGGAGAAGCAATTATTGGTGCAGGAATGTTACCTTTAGTTGCTTACTTACTGGGATTTAGCTTAATTCAATATGGTATAGCAATGTTAGCGCGTGCTGTAGGTTATCTGATAATTCACAAAACACCGCAAATCATGCGACTTTGTGGCTTAGCGATCGGCGCAATTGGCATTGTTTTTATGACTAATTTACTGTTTGGGTAG
- a CDS encoding ABC transporter ATP-binding protein, which produces MANSRLAKLGSYLRPHWRTCTVGIFALLIVNALGVYIPLLIRNIINTLQVTFSFGQVVQYVVLIFVLSSVMWVIRMISRVALFGVGRQVEFDLKQKIFEHLLKLEPSYFAANTAGDLINRATSDVDNIRRLLGFAVLSIANTIFAYALTLPVMLAISVQLTLAAIAVYPIMMFLVQLFSDRLRKEQQQVQEELSTVSELIQEDMSGIALIKIYAQEQNERRAFRHKNQQLLNANLKLAKTRNTLFPLVSGLAYVSLLLLLWLGSGQLIAGTLSVGDFIALILYVERLVFPTALLGFTITAYQRGEVSIDRIESILTVSPKIQDTNEAISIPQPVRGELIARNLSFTYPGSTIPALKEVSFKIKPGETVAVVGPIGAGKSTLANALPRLLDIQSGQLFLDGNDTTQIRLQDLRSAIAYVPQDSFLFSTTIKNNIRYGDPLSEQTEVEYSAKQAQIHPEILNFPQQYKTIVGERGITLSGGQRQRTALARALLVDAPVLILDDALSSVDNQTATEILNNLSHGTQRKTVVFISHQMSAAATADRIFVMDRGQIVQTGTHAELLQQPGLYRTLWNQHQMKELLQ; this is translated from the coding sequence ATGGCAAATTCAAGGCTCGCTAAACTTGGTTCCTATCTACGTCCTCACTGGCGAACGTGTACAGTAGGGATTTTTGCTTTATTAATTGTTAATGCTTTAGGTGTTTATATCCCTCTGCTGATTCGTAACATCATTAACACACTTCAAGTTACATTCAGTTTTGGGCAAGTTGTTCAATATGTCGTACTCATTTTTGTGCTGAGTTCTGTCATGTGGGTAATCCGCATGATTTCGCGAGTAGCACTTTTTGGTGTAGGACGTCAAGTTGAGTTTGACTTAAAGCAGAAAATTTTTGAACACTTGTTGAAGCTGGAACCATCCTATTTTGCAGCAAATACTGCGGGCGATTTAATTAACCGCGCAACAAGTGATGTTGATAATATCCGACGGTTATTAGGATTTGCTGTTCTAAGCATCGCTAATACAATCTTTGCTTACGCCTTAACACTTCCAGTTATGCTGGCAATTAGCGTGCAACTGACACTAGCAGCGATCGCCGTCTACCCAATTATGATGTTTCTTGTGCAGCTATTTAGCGATCGCCTTCGCAAAGAACAACAACAGGTGCAAGAAGAACTTTCTACAGTCAGCGAACTGATTCAAGAAGACATGAGTGGCATTGCCCTGATCAAAATTTACGCTCAGGAACAAAACGAACGCCGTGCCTTTCGGCACAAAAATCAGCAGTTACTCAACGCGAATCTAAAATTAGCAAAGACACGCAATACCTTATTTCCCCTTGTTAGTGGACTTGCCTACGTTAGCTTACTACTCCTCTTGTGGTTAGGTTCAGGACAGCTGATCGCTGGTACTCTTTCTGTAGGTGATTTTATTGCCCTGATACTATACGTTGAGCGACTTGTTTTTCCAACTGCATTATTAGGATTTACAATTACAGCTTATCAACGTGGCGAAGTCAGCATTGATCGCATTGAGTCAATTTTGACCGTCTCGCCAAAAATTCAAGACACCAATGAAGCGATTTCGATACCTCAACCAGTCCGAGGCGAACTAATTGCGAGAAACTTGAGTTTTACCTATCCTGGTTCTACAATACCAGCTTTGAAAGAAGTTAGCTTTAAGATTAAGCCAGGAGAAACTGTAGCAGTTGTTGGTCCAATCGGGGCAGGGAAATCAACGCTAGCAAATGCTTTACCTCGCCTGCTTGATATTCAATCAGGGCAACTCTTTTTGGATGGTAACGATACTACTCAAATCAGACTACAGGACTTGCGCAGTGCGATCGCCTACGTTCCCCAAGATAGTTTTCTCTTCAGCACGACGATCAAAAATAATATCCGCTACGGCGATCCTTTAAGCGAACAAACTGAAGTTGAATATAGTGCAAAGCAAGCTCAAATTCACCCAGAAATTCTCAATTTTCCCCAACAATACAAAACCATAGTTGGCGAACGCGGTATTACCCTTTCTGGCGGACAGCGACAACGGACTGCTTTAGCAAGGGCTTTGTTAGTCGATGCACCTGTCTTGATCCTCGACGACGCTTTATCCAGCGTAGACAATCAAACTGCAACTGAAATTCTGAATAACCTCTCACACGGAACACAACGCAAAACCGTTGTCTTCATATCGCACCAGATGTCTGCCGCAGCAACAGCTGATCGAATTTTTGTGATGGATCGCGGTCAAATTGTACAAACAGGGACTCACGCTGAACTTTTGCAACAGCCAGGACTATACCGTACATTGTGGAATCAGCATCAAATGAAAGAATTACTGCAATAA